A region from the Cannabis sativa cultivar Pink pepper isolate KNU-18-1 chromosome 9, ASM2916894v1, whole genome shotgun sequence genome encodes:
- the LOC133031288 gene encoding uncharacterized protein LOC133031288 — translation MVKEQYLKNGKFSVQGSDFLYKDYRRVFIDEVYVENARLPCPVVQNGYTTVGHAVGLYVAWLKDYITPVGVELTQRPNNQMQKKPPVSGKGQVSEELLGPRTQPQKIPERPTV, via the exons ATGGTGAAGGAGCAATATTTGAAGAATGGCAAGTTCTCAGTCCAGGGTTCTGATTTCCTCTACAAGGATTATCGTCGGGTTTTCATCGATGAAGTCTATGTAGAAAATGCCCGTCTTCCATGTCCCGTCGTTCAAAATGGATACACCACTGTAGGTCATGCTGTAGGACTTTATGTAGCATGGCTAAAGGACTACATTACGCCAGTTGGAGTAGAGTTG ACGCAACGCCCCAATAACCAAATGCAGAAGAAGCCACCTGTGAGTGGAAAAGGACAAGTATCTGAAGAATTACTTGGTCCTCGAACACAACCTCAAAAAATACCAGAGAGGCCAACAGTGTAA
- the LOC115723576 gene encoding uncharacterized protein LOC115723576 — protein sequence MLGMGSAQPNRRESLRIALKKAGDEVKGAALASDAFFPFAWKDVVEEACENGIGVIAEPGGSIRDGDAIDCCNKYGVSLVFTRVTNSDHQTWGWAEMEARVRGGQRGLGVRAGFSVEKRRRKKK from the exons ATGCTGGGAATGGGAAGCGCGCAGCCAAATCGTCGGGAGAGTTTAAGGATAGCTTTGAAGAAAGCAGGAGATGAGGTCAAGGGAGCAGCTTTGGCTAGTGATGCTTTCTTCCCATTTG CTTGGAAAGATGTTGTGGAAGAAGCGTGTGAGAATGGAATTGGTGTTATTGCTGAGCCTGGGGGGAGCATCAGAGATGGGGATGCCATAGACTGCTGCAACAAGTATGGTGTATCGCTTGTCTTCACGCGAGTCACCAACTCCGATCATCAGACCTGGGGCTGGGCGGAGATGGAGGCTCGGGTTAGGGGGGGTCAGAGAGGACTGGGAGTTAGGGCTGGGTTTTCTGTAGAAAaacgaagaagaaagaagaag